The following DNA comes from Puniceicoccus vermicola.
CGACGATTTGCGGGGTCCCCTCGGAATCGATGAAGATGAGATTGCCTTTGCCATCGGTCTCTAATTCGACCGCGGTGGTGTTTCCGCTGAGAAGTTGCATGCGATGTCCTTTGAGAATGCCGTTCTCTTTGAACGACCAGCGGGCGGTGATTGGCTGGCTTTGGGGAAGGAAGCTCTTCCAGGCCTCCGCATAGCCTTCCGGGTTCTCATCCCAGAATTGCATGCACTGGCCCGGGTCGCCAGCGATTTCGCGGATGGCGACATTGGTTTGCCGCTCAGCGTGGACGTGCCATCCCTCGGGCCTCTTATTCGTCGGCATCGCATCGAAAGTTTCCTCAAGGACGACGGCGGGCGGCTCCTCGGGGCTTGTCGACTGGGTTCCATATCCGGTGGGTTGAACGAGAGAGAAGGCGTCTTCGGGGTTCCCTACGATGTAGGCGATGTCGTCATAGAAAATCTCCCGGGTTTCTCCCTCATCATAGTTGCGGTAGTCCCAGCAATAGGGGCCCCATTTGATATAGGCACCGGCTGTCATTTCCTCCGAGGTTGTCCAGCCGCCGTTCCCCAGTTTGATGTCCGTGTACTCGACCGTGGGCTCGGACTCGGGCGCACCATCCATCCATGCCCGGAGGATGCCCGTGTTGTTGTTGGAGAATTTGCAGTAGAGGATGAAATCGTGCCAGGTCTCTTTGGTGAGTTCCGGGGCGAGCGTGGTGTAGACGGTGACCTCCTTGCGTCCGTCGCCGACACCGTAGGCACCTTCGAGCATGAGTGCTCCGTTGTCTTCGAGGTGAACGGTGATCGTGATGTTGGTTTTGGGCAGGCTGTGGTCCCAGGCGTGGATTTGGCCGAGCACGATGTTTTTTCCCGGAGTGGGGAAATCGGCGGGGGCATAGAGGCTGAACCCAAACCAGCCTTCGCTGGTGATTCTCGGTAAGTGAAATCCGGAGGACCCTTCGACGCTACGGCCGGACCGGCGTCCATTGTAGTTTTCTTCCTTCCAGACGATGCGATGGACCTTGGAGCCGGAGCGGGCGGGAAAGTCCGTGGGCTCGACGATCTCGGAAACGTTTCCTTCGAGAACTTCGACGTTGAAAGGGGAGAAGCTTCCATCCTCGAAATCTTCCGAAGCGGTCTGAGCATAGTTCGCAACCGGAAGGGCGAGAGTGATGATTCCAAGCGCGGCGATAAATGGGGTTCTATTCTTCATCATGAGGTTTTGAAGTTTGTGCTCCTTACTGTCGTTGACGTCGGTCCAATAGCCAAGTGTCGACTTGCTCAAACTGTTGATCTCGGGGATCGACGGGGGTCATCGTGCAAGGCTCGATGCGAAAGAATGCATCGGCGCTTTGCCGATGAATGAGGGATCAAGTTCTTTGTAGCATCCCCTCGTAAGGCGGATGACGGAGGCGGGCGGGAACACTCCTGAAGATTTGCAGGGAACGGTCTTTTCGGTGGCTAAGGTGCTGAATGTGAGAGAGCAGAAG
Coding sequences within:
- a CDS encoding heparin lyase I family protein, encoding MSKSTLGYWTDVNDSKEHKLQNLMMKNRTPFIAALGIITLALPVANYAQTASEDFEDGSFSPFNVEVLEGNVSEIVEPTDFPARSGSKVHRIVWKEENYNGRRSGRSVEGSSGFHLPRITSEGWFGFSLYAPADFPTPGKNIVLGQIHAWDHSLPKTNITITVHLEDNGALMLEGAYGVGDGRKEVTVYTTLAPELTKETWHDFILYCKFSNNNTGILRAWMDGAPESEPTVEYTDIKLGNGGWTTSEEMTAGAYIKWGPYCWDYRNYDEGETREIFYDDIAYIVGNPEDAFSLVQPTGYGTQSTSPEEPPAVVLEETFDAMPTNKRPEGWHVHAERQTNVAIREIAGDPGQCMQFWDENPEGYAEAWKSFLPQSQPITARWSFKENGILKGHRMQLLSGNTTAVELETDGKGNLIFIDSEGTPQIVGPIQKNTWHEVRVDLRPEAQTADIFLDGTPALSDVSTTHPVNFVDRILFGSSETPAKWHLYVNDVSVRRTEQP